ACAGATTTTTATGTCCAGATTAGGGAAGTATCCAGCTataatttgtttgaaaaaattttctgctactttttctctttcttcatcttctgggaccctaagatgtgaatgttattacattttttaaaagtcaccaaTTTCCCTATATTTACCTTTGTGTTCCATgacttttgtttccctctttttttaagcatcattttccataattttctctTCTAGATTACTGAGTCACCTCTCTTCTGTCCATCATCATTTTTATGGCGTCCACTTCAGATTGCATGTCAGTTATAGCATCTTTAATTTCAGCTTGACtaaattttagttcctttatatttgcaGTAAGAGATTTTCtaatgtcttctatgttttttctaAGCCCAACTAGTATACTTAtagtcattgttttaaattccagaTCAGACAACTTACTAATATTGGTTTTGATTCAATCTCTGGCCATGGGTTctgcttcctgttctttcttttgggatctCATCATTTggtatggaaaagaaaagaagaaagaaagaaagaaaaagaacaaaagaaaaacaaagggaaaaaatctaCATCTTTGGgatgttttggtctgcttgttaaaaaagtataaatcccgacataaataataatgatgataatgtaataataataaagtaaaaaaaactacatatatatgtatatacaaactgtatatataaataaaaataaaaaataaaataaataaaatgaatttgaaaaaaagaaaatagaagaaaaaaatagcaaataaagagTAAAAGTAAAATGGCACCTAGATACTATTTTACCCTAGAACTAAAGATTTGCAGCACATTATGATAAGTAAACTTCCTGTAAGCGAGTTGTTTATTGTGGTCTTCAGAAGGAAAGGCCTGTTGTGCTGATTGTCAGTGGATTTGCTTTAGTGGAGATGCACCTCCAGGGCAGAGGTGGGCAGGAATTTGTGTTAGCAGCTCTGGTCTCCACTATGTGGtgctgttttttttccctgtttagCACTGATGGATGGGATGCATATTGTGGTGCCTTGCTCTCTAGCTTTGGAGATGAAAGTTTGTGCCCCCCCTCTTCAGGGAGCCTCACATAAGAACAGTCAATCACTCCTATGTTCTCAGTTTGTATTAGAATCCTATGCTCACATTGCCTGTGACTGAggtttttatctcaggcatgtGACTGACTTTCACATCTCCATATTTTAAGGAATGGAATCGCATGGGCCAGTGCTGATCATTCAAGAGAAGGTCTCACCATGCTTTTGCTGTTTGCTGAGTTGTCTCAGGAAAAATGTTCCCACTATATTGTTGTTTTGCCATTTATgtcaaaacagaacagaaatccaGCACCAACATTCACTGCTCTCAGCTGGCTTCCACTCTCTTATCTCTGGGAACATCGCAGCACTTAGGAGCTGCTCATTCATGTaacccaggggatcctcagacaATAGTGTCACACCTGTGGGTTCACGTCACTTTGACACCTAAGCACCCTTAAGCAGGACACATATCTCACTGTAGTAACCTTCTAAAAGCTCAtgttttgtgctccactgcttatAATACTTTTCTGTAGCCTCCATAGTCAgggtccctccccactgccttaTCCACAGCTATATCTCTGGtcatttttctacttgtagacttcAGTTTTTGTTCTTTCACATCTTCAATTGATTTATTcggtgttcaaaatgatttgacaACTATATAGCTGTGTTCAAGGGGTGAGATATGTTTAAGGTACCCTTAATTCTCCAACATGTTAAGTTCTCCTTCTGCATGTTTAATATTATGTTAACTGAATTTTATGACAGAGGGATAATTCACATATTTGGTGAACTCATACTTatttagaatgaaaataattttaaatacacaaaaacaaacaaacaaaaaggaataagtaAAAGAGTGTGTCATAACACAGTGCATAATATCATGTAACTACTGGGAAGCAGATGAACAGAATGCACATCTTTTTTCAAAGCACTTGAACAGAGTCATGAAAGctacaagaaaaattaaagagtaaGTTCTCATGAAAATGGTTTACTTAAACTAGTGTTTTTGGAAGTTGTgtgagaaggaagaataaaattgttttatgaaaatagtaatggcaaaataattaaaagtatatttctgcagaaaaaagaaggaaaaatgatactTGCTAAAAAGCTTGATTTGACAGGCTttttgagcagaaatcaaaggaCATGAATATATATCTACAATATGAACTGATAGGCTACTATAATTCCAGAAATATTGGGCTTAATAATTAAGAAAGCATCTCCTATGAGTCATACAATTATATTCAAATGAGTCtgtaatttaattcatttatattgaTTTATAATGCCTACATATAAGATATAATTTTTGACTTTGTTAATAGTTATATTTATGTAGGAAACCACacatatcttaataaagtcattaCGAAAATACATAATTCTCACAAATTTAGAAGATATCTGTAAAATAGTTTTTACATATTTGGACATAGATGTTTGCCTCATAAAACTTTATCTATGAGGAAAAAATATgagtttttttcaaaataattattaactattgattttagatttttttaaaaagtattcatttgagagagagagagtgcaagagcagagggagtgtcagcaagagacagagaagcaggctccccactgagaagggagatcAGTGTGaagcttgattccaggaacctgggatcaagtTTCCTGAGCCAACACAGCCTGTTAACAGATTGAGCTACCCAAGCACTctgattattattactattttaagttGCAGTGTCTCCTGAATATATCACAGATAGTGAATTAATGAGAACttgtttttttatactttatgtgTGTCTATCTTTAGGGAAAACTAAATTAATGCCCCATGGAATATAATAACCAAACTTCTATAGATTTCTTCTTATCGGGGTTGTTTCCACCATCAAGAATTGGATTgttcttcttcattctcattgttctaattttcctaatggctctttTTGgcaacctgtccatgatcatcctcaTCCTTGTGGATACCCATCTCCACACACCAATGTATTATCTACTTAGCCAgctctccctcatggacctgaactacatCTCCACTATTGTCCCCAAGATGGCTTTTGATTATCTCTTTAGGAACAAGACTATTTCTTTCATTGGGTGTGGGGTTCAGAGCTTCTTCTTCTTGACTTTAGCGGGTGGAGAGGGATTATTGTTGGCCTCGATGGCCTATGATCGCTATGTGgctatttgctttcctctccactatccCACTCATATGAGTAAAAGAATATGTGCTTTGATGATAATAGGATCTTGGATAATGGGCTCAATCAACTCCTGTGCCCACACTGTATATGCCCTCCATATACCTTACTGCCGATCCAGGACTATCAACCATTTTTTCTGTGATGTCCCTgccatgttgactctggcctgcatggataCATGGGTCTATGAGTACACAGTGTTTGTAAGCACCACACTCTTGattgtgtttcctttcattggcaTTGCATGTTCCTATGGACGTGTTCTATTTGCCATCTGTTGCATGCAGTcaacagaagggaggaagaaggcttaTTCGACCTGCAGTACCCACCTAACTGTGGtgactttctactatgcaccCTTTGCTTACACTTATTTACGTCCAAGATCCCTCCGATCTCCAACAGAAGACAAGGCCTTGgctgtcttctacaccatcctgaccccGATGCTCAACCCCAttatttacagcctgagaaacaaggaggtgaTAGGTGCCTTGAGAAGACTAATT
The window above is part of the Meles meles unplaced genomic scaffold, mMelMel3.1 paternal haplotype, whole genome shotgun sequence genome. Proteins encoded here:
- the LOC123936052 gene encoding olfactory receptor 2L8-like — protein: MEYNNQTSIDFFLSGLFPPSRIGLFFFILIVLIFLMALFGNLSMIILILVDTHLHTPMYYLLSQLSLMDLNYISTIVPKMAFDYLFRNKTISFIGCGVQSFFFLTLAGGEGLLLASMAYDRYVAICFPLHYPTHMSKRICALMIIGSWIMGSINSCAHTVYALHIPYCRSRTINHFFCDVPAMLTLACMDTWVYEYTVFVSTTLLIVFPFIGIACSYGRVLFAICCMQSTEGRKKAYSTCSTHLTVVTFYYAPFAYTYLRPRSLRSPTEDKALAVFYTILTPMLNPIIYSLRNKEVIGALRRLIQRMCSIKMSSKSSLVLWPQK